A region of Larimichthys crocea isolate SSNF chromosome X, L_crocea_2.0, whole genome shotgun sequence DNA encodes the following proteins:
- the LOC109139820 gene encoding uncharacterized protein LOC109139820, translated as MKKFLSCPPASIETHKEEEEANSLLSKLTPSATFLLSTYLGEMILPTLFLFVAGAVCSEVTDVTKRDGETVTLHINKTVQPNHNYLWSIVPNRLVTIVTNGEVLHVNGTGFEKRVHTHVETGSITISNLTINDSGIFLAQVLTKTGILEQRFNLSVHENSLIPLNVLKRGNITLDPGLEKLQKEHNVMWTQGPDFSGKLIAQWKNFSTVIEESFKDILQLNQQTGSITLLRVTENYAGYYCVKMLLGTEPHILRQYLITVFGE; from the exons atgaaaaaatTCCTCAGCTGTCCGCCTGCAAGTATAGAAACccacaaagaggaggaagaagcaaaCAGTCTCCTTTCAAAGCTCACACCGTCTGCTACCTTTCTTCTATCTACCTATCTTGGAGAGATGATACTGCCAACATTGTTCTTATTTGTTGCAG GTGCTGTCTGCTCTGAAGTAACAGATGTAACAAAGCGGGATGGAGAGACTGTCACtttacacataaacaaaacagtgcAACCCAATCATAATTATCTATGGTCCATTGTCCCCAATAGACTAGTTACCATTGTCACCAATGGAGAGGTCCTTCATGTCAATGGGACCGGATTTGAAAAGagggtacacacacatgttgaaaCTGGATCAATCACAATCTCTAACCTCACCATCAATGACAGTGGGATATTCCTGGCTCAGGTCTTAACAAAAACAGGTATCCTGGAGCAAAGATTTAACCTCTCTGTCCATG AGAATTCACTTATTCCTCTTAATGTATTGAAGAGAGGCAATATCACTCTGGACCCTGGACTAGAAAAACTACAGAAAGAACACAATGTGATGTGGACACAGGGCCCAGATTTTTCTGGGAAACTGATAGCTCAGTGGAAGAACTTCAGCACCGTTATTGAGGAAAGCTTCAAGGACATTCTGCAGCTGAACCAACAGACTGGCTCAATCACCCTTCTCAGAGTGACAGAGAACTATGCTGGCTATTACTGTGTCAAGATGCTGCTGGGTACTGAACCACACATACTGAGACAATATCTGATCACTGTCTTTGGTGAGTaa